The genomic window TTTTCGCCTTTTCTATTAATGCTTAAACATATTCTCCTCATAAAGGCGAAAATTTAACTAATTTTTCCGTTTCTCACTAATTTAAACTTTATTTATAAAATAGATTAAGTCAAGAAAAAAATTACCATATCGGCAATATAATTACCAATAGGTTAAATATTGTTTTTTTTATCAAAGTTTGTATAATAAAAAAAACCGTTTAGGAGGTGTAGTTTTATGAAACGATTGCTTTTAGTTTTGGCGGTATTTTTTCTGTTTTGCGTAAATGTTTATGCAGTCAGTTTTGAGGGTCTCAATTTAAAGAATAGTTTAGTGGTAGATAACCAGACCCTTGTTCTTGATGGGTACGGCATCAGGCCATATTATGCTTTAATTTTTAAAGTCAAGGTTTATATCGGTGCCTTGTATTCTACATTTAATCCCCCTGTAAATCCAGAGAAGCTTGTAGAATCCAGACAACCAAAGGTTATACTGATGCACTTTTTAAGGGATGTCTCAGCCAAACAGATTAGAGATGGTTTTATAAAAGACTTCAAACATAATATGCCGTCATTTATTAATAATAAGGATGAGAAGGCCTTTCTTGGCTTAATTAATAAAGATGTTAAAGAAAATGATGATATTTATTTAATTTTTCTGAAAAATGGAGATCTTGTAGTTTCTTACGGAAAACTTGACCCAAACTGCAAAAATAGAATTAACTCTTTTGAAGCTCAAAAAGCTGTTTTGCTTGCCTTTGTAGGTAAAAAACCATATAGCAAAAAATTTAAAAAAGAACTTCTTGGTATAGAAAAACCGTAAATGTTGTGTGAAATACTTGACATTTACGTAAAGAAAAACTAATATTAGAAAAAATGAATTTGAAGGAGGTTGTTATGAAAATCCTTGTATGTGTCAAACAGGTGCCGGATATGGAATCAAAGTTTAAGATCGATGCATCATCCAAGTGGTATGATCAGGCGGATCTTGTTTACAAGAT from Hippea jasoniae includes these protein-coding regions:
- a CDS encoding chalcone isomerase family protein, coding for MKRLLLVLAVFFLFCVNVYAVSFEGLNLKNSLVVDNQTLVLDGYGIRPYYALIFKVKVYIGALYSTFNPPVNPEKLVESRQPKVILMHFLRDVSAKQIRDGFIKDFKHNMPSFINNKDEKAFLGLINKDVKENDDIYLIFLKNGDLVVSYGKLDPNCKNRINSFEAQKAVLLAFVGKKPYSKKFKKELLGIEKP